The following DNA comes from Candidatus Methanomethylicota archaeon.
CCTTTGCTGGGAATTATTTGTGTATGTGGTGTTTAATTTGATGAGTTTTGCTCTCTTCTTATATGTTTCCAGCATATCTCTAGTTATAACGTGTATTTCGAATGGGTCATCTATTCCAGCCGACCATAGTTCTGCAATGATTTTTCCTGGATGGAGATCTGAGACCACTAATATGTCTATGTCGCTTGAGATTAGATGTCTACCCTCAGCTACACTGCCAAACAAGTATAATTCTGCATTGGAGTCAATCTTCTTGACAGTTTCAACTATCTTCTTAAGATACTCATCCAAATTTTCAAATATCTCCCTTCTCCTCTTAACCTCATCGATCAATAGATCTTCCCACAATATCCATTACCACCCTTACTGTTTGTAATAGTTTTCTAGCCTCCTCCTCACAGTATTCCCTAGCAACGTATCTTGAGGTGATATATGTATCTTCAAGTGAACCCAGTTCAACAGCATAATTCATTAATGCATTTCTAATTTCATCTGAATTCGTAATTTTATATATGAGTTCAAGAAGCCTTCTAATGCTCCATTTCTTCGTGAATTCTAACCCAAGCTTTAAAAGATATGCTTTGAGATAAAGTTGGAGAGCTTGCTCTAGACTGAAGACTGCTAAATCATAAAATCCTCTATCCAATTGCAACTCAGCAGTTTCAAGGAACCTCCTAGACCTCTCCAGAAGATACTTGTACTCCTCCATATGTGTCAAAATGCAGACACCATTCCCATAATTCTTGTCAAAATCAATGCATTAACTTTGTCCTTAGTTGTGTTATTATTATGAGAAAACACCAGCTTTAGACATCCATATAGGCTTGTAGAATTGTATTATTGTGGAAAATTTATGTTCACTCATTATTTCAAGAACATGATGTAGCATTTCCGATGTTGATACGCAATATTCATATATCATGTTGATAACATTGATATTGATGGCTGCTTGTGGGTGTGTTGAAGTTTTATTGATTTGGGTGTGAATTTATGAGTGTATCTATTGAGAGGAAGTTTGGGGTTCCTGAGGATAAGGTTTTTTATAGGACTCCTGATGGGAGTGTAATTGTAATTAATGATGATTTCCTTAAGGTTGATTACATAAAACCCAATAGCATAGATCTCGTTGTTACTTCGCCACCATATAATGTGGATATTGAGTATGAGGGTTATAGGGATAATATACCCTATGAGAAGTATTTGGAGTTTACGGAGAAGTGGTTGAGGAGGGTTTATGAAATTCTGAAGCCTGATGGTAGGATATGTTTAAACATACCTTTGGATAAGAGTAGGGGGAGGACTGGTGAAGGTTTCCAGAGTGTCTATGTTGATGTGGTTTCAATAGCTAAGAGGGTTGGCTTCGAATATTTCAGCACGATAATATGGAATGAAAGTAATATATCTAGGAGGACGGCTTGGGGTTCCTTTGCATCTGCATCTGCACCATACGTTATAGCCCCAGTGGAGGTGATAGTATTACTCTATAAGCATAGTTGGAAGAGGTTTGAGGGGGGAGATTCAGATATAACGCCTGAAGAATTTAAGGAATGGACTTTGGGTTTATGGACATTTCAAGGTGAAAATCCCAAGAGGGTTGGGCATCCAGCCCCATTCCCCCTAGAACTACCAAAGAGATGTATAAAGCTCTTCTCATATGTTGGGGATGTGGTGTTAGACCCATTCGTAGGTAGTGGAACGACACTTGTAGCCGCATACCTATTGAGGAGGAAGGCAATAGGCATCGATATCAGTAGGAAGTATTGTGAAATAGCCAGAGAGAGGCTGATAAAGGAGGCTATGGTAAACGTGAAGAGGCTACTTTAAGGGCGATGCACTATGACTCATAGATGTGACATTATTAAACGTCCGCGTTTCTGCTGTTGTCGGATAGTTAGCATTTTATTACCATCCGTTCCATCTCAGCCTTATGAGCTTCATTGATGGCTTTCGCTGTTAACGGTGGGAGACGGCACGTTGGGGTTTGCATGTGTAAACGTGCCTTACATGTCTCCTTAAATACCCCCTTTAAAACTTAGGTCATCATTCATATTGTATCATCTAGAAAGAACTTTATGAATAGTGCCTTCCCTCAATCTGCTTAAAGGTTAGATGTTTGTGTAGACTTCTATTCCAAGCATTTTTGATGCTTCCAGCGCCTTTTCATCAGCGTAAG
Coding sequences within:
- a CDS encoding nucleotidyltransferase domain-containing protein; translation: MWEDLLIDEVKRRREIFENLDEYLKKIVETVKKIDSNAELYLFGSVAEGRHLISSDIDILVVSDLHPGKIIAELWSAGIDDPFEIHVITRDMLETYKKRAKLIKLNTTYTNNSQQR
- a CDS encoding HEPN domain-containing protein produces the protein MEEYKYLLERSRRFLETAELQLDRGFYDLAVFSLEQALQLYLKAYLLKLGLEFTKKWSIRRLLELIYKITNSDEIRNALMNYAVELGSLEDTYITSRYVAREYCEEEARKLLQTVRVVMDIVGRSIDR
- a CDS encoding site-specific DNA-methyltransferase, whose amino-acid sequence is MSVSIERKFGVPEDKVFYRTPDGSVIVINDDFLKVDYIKPNSIDLVVTSPPYNVDIEYEGYRDNIPYEKYLEFTEKWLRRVYEILKPDGRICLNIPLDKSRGRTGEGFQSVYVDVVSIAKRVGFEYFSTIIWNESNISRRTAWGSFASASAPYVIAPVEVIVLLYKHSWKRFEGGDSDITPEEFKEWTLGLWTFQGENPKRVGHPAPFPLELPKRCIKLFSYVGDVVLDPFVGSGTTLVAAYLLRRKAIGIDISRKYCEIARERLIKEAMVNVKRLL